From the Streptomyces nodosus genome, the window CCGGCGCCGGGCCGGAGGGAGCCGCTCGGGCCTGCCCCCGGGTCGGTCTCCGCCCCCCCCGTGGGGACGTCTGTCGCGGCCCGACCGAACGGTCCAAGAATTCGTAAAGTCGCTTAGGATCGTCGGGCGACTGGTCGCGGGGGCATGGAACATTGAGGAGCGTGTGCGATTTTGCCCCCAGAAGTTAAGGAACGTGGGCGCGTCTGCACGGGTTCCGTACCAGGGCACAGAGGGCGCGTGACCCCGGTCACGTTGGCCGGGCAAATCGGACACCATCTTTGTGCACGCGTTCACAAAGACATAGCCTGCATTCGACGGGGCGGTCCGGGGACGTGTGACCGCCTACAGCCCCGCTCTACCCGCAGGAGCACCGTGGCAACTGGCCGAACTCACCGACCGGCGACCCGCAGCCGAGGGATTCCCGAGGCCACCGTCGCCCGGCTTCCGCTGTACCTCCGAGCACTGACCGCACTGTCGGAGCGCTCGGTGCCCACGGTCTCCTCCGAGGAGCTGGCCGCGGCCGCGGGGGTCAACTCCGCGAAGCTGCGCAAGGACTTCTCCTACCTGGGCTCCTACGGGACCCGGGGCGTGGGGTACGACGTCGAGTATCTCGTGTACCAGATCTCCCGCGAACTCGGCCTCACCCAGGACTGGCCGGTTGTGATCGTAGGTATCGGTAACCTCGGTGCGGCGCTGGCCAACTACGGCGGGTTCGCGTCGCGCGGCTTCCGGGTCGCGGCGCTCATCGACGCCGACCCGGCATTGGCCGGAAAGCCGGTGGCCGGCATTCCGGTCCAGCACACCGATGACCTGGAAAAGATCATCAAGGACAACGGTGTCTCCATCGGCGTCATCGCCACCCCCGCCGGAGCCGCACAGCAGGTCTGCGACCGGCTGGTGAGCGCGGGAGTGACCTCCATCCTGAACTTCGCACCGACCGTGCTGTCCGTCCCGGACGGCGTCGATGTGCGCAAGGTCGATCTCTCCATCGAACTTCAGATCCTCGCCTTCCACGAGCAGCGCAAGGCCGGCGAGGAGGCCCTGACGGACGGCCTGCCGGCCTCCGCCGCCACGGCTCAGGAGTCCACCGACCAGGGGCCCGACGGGGACGTCCCCGCCGTGATGCCGGCATGAGTCTCCTCGTCGTCGGGCTGAGCCACCGCAGCGCTCCGGTCAGCGTCCTGGAGCGGGCCGCGCTGACCGCGGACGCCCAGGCCAAGCTGCTCCAGGACACGGTCGCCGCCGAGCCGGCCACCGAGGCCGCGGTGCTCGCCACCTGCAACCGCATCGAGCTGTACGCCGATGTGGACAAGTTCCACGCGGGCGTCGCCGAGCTGTCCACCCTCCTCGCCCAGCACAGCGGGGTCGGCCTGGACGAGCTGACGCCCCATCTGTATGTGCACTACGAGGACCGGGCCGTCCACCATCTGTTCTCGGTGGCCTGCGGTCTGGACTCGATGGTCGTGGGCGAGGGCCAGATCCTCGGCCAGATCAAGGACTCGCTGGCCGTCTCGCAGGAGCTGCACACCGCCGGACGGCTGCTGAACGACCTGTTCCAGCAGTCGCTGCGGGTCGGCAAGCGCGCCCACTCCGAGACGGACATCGACCGCGCCGGCCAGTCCCTGGTGACCTTCGGCCTGGAACAGCTGGCCTCCGGCACACCGGTGGAGACCTGGGCCGCTGGTCGGCGTGCCCTGGTGATGGGCGCCGGCTCCATGTCCTCCCTGGCCGCCGCGACCCTCGCGCGCGCCGGGGTCGCCGAGGTCGTGATCGCCAACCGCACCCTGGCACGTGCCGAGCGCCTCGCGCAGATCCTCACCGAACAGGACGGCACGGTCGTATCGGCGCGCGCGGTGCCGATGGACTCGGTGCCCGCCGAGCTGACACGTGCCGACCTGGTGGTCTCCTGTACCGGCGCCACCGGCCTGGTCCTCACCGCGGAGGCGATCGAGGAGGCGCTCGAGGGCCGCGTGCCTGCCCCCGGCACCCCGAGCACCGCCGGGACCGTACGCACCGCCGACGCACGCACCGCCGCGGCCCCCACGACGGACCCGGCCGGCGGCACCGGCCTCGACACCGAGGACGGCTGTCCGCTCGACCTGTCGGCCGTCCAGGGGACCGCCGGCTTCTCGGTGGCGGGCGAGGCCGCGGTCGCCGGGATGGCCGCCGCGGACCTGGAACAGCACGCGGCCTGGGTGGACAAGGGCGCCGGGGAGCGCGTTGTCCGTGTGTCCGGCGCCGCCGTGGCCGACCCCGAGGCCGAGGCCGAAGTGATCAGCGCGCTCGCCGCGACCGCCGCCTCGGTGGGCCGGATCCCCGAGCACCGCCGCCCCGAGCCCGTCCCGGAGGCTCCCCGCCCCGCACCCGTGCTGGCGCTGCTGGACCTCGCGATGCCCAGGGACGTCGACGCGGCCGCGCACCGGCTGCCCGGGGTGCGTCTGGTCGACATCGAGACGCTCGCCGGGGCCTCCGCCGACGCGCCCATGGCCGCCGACGTCGATCAGGTCCGCGGGATCGTCTCCGACGAGGTCGCCGCGTTCGGCGCCGCCCTGCGCGCGGCGCACATCACGCCGACCGTGGTGGCGCTGCGCTCGATGGCCGCCGATGTGGTGGCGGGCGAGATCGCTCGCCTGGAGGGGCGGCTGCCGGGCCTCGACACCAAGCACCGGGCCGAGATCACGCAGACCGTGCGGCGTGTCGTGGACAAGCTGCTGCACTCGCCGACGGTACGGGTCAAGCAGCTGGCCGCCGAGCCCGGAGGCGCCGGGTACGCGGACGCGCTGCGCACGCTCTTCGACCTCGACCCCGAGACGGTCGCCTCCGTCTCCCGGACCGAGGACGCCGCGAGCGCCGACACCGCCGACAACGGGGTCACCCCCGAGAGCACAGAGAACACCGAGAACACCGAGAACCGAGGGCGAGCATGACTGAGCAGGCACTGAGGCTCGGGACCAGGGGCAGCAAGCTGGCCGTGGCCCAGTCCGGGCTGGTCGCGGACGCAGTGAGCCAGGTGACCGGACGGCCCGTGGAGCTTGTGAAGATCACGACGTACGGCGACACCTCCCGTGAGCAGCTCTCCCAGATCGGCGGCACCGGTGTGTTCGTGACGGCCCTGCGTGACGCGCTGCTGCGCGGCGAGGTCGACTTCGCGGTGCACTCCCTCAAGGACCTGCCGACCGTGCAGCCCGAGGAGCTGGCGCTGGCCGCCGTGCCGCTGCGCGAGGACCCGCGTGATGTGCTCGTCGCCCGCGACGGCCTGAAACTCACCGACCTGCCCAGCGGGGCGCGCGTGGGCACCGGTTCGGCGCGCCGTATGGCACAGCTGAACGCATACGCCCGTAACCACGGCCTGGACATCGAGACGGTCCCGATCCGCGGCAACGTCGACACCCGGATCGGGTACGTCCGCAGCGGTGAGCTGGACGCCGTGATCCTCGCCGCGGCCGGACTGAACCGCGTCGGGAGGATCGGGGAAGCGACCGACTTCATCCCGGTCGACACGATTCTGCCCGCCCCCGGCCAGGGGGCCCTGGCGGTCGAGTGCGTCGCGCACGACGCGGACCTCATCGCCTCGCTCGCCATGCTCGACGACCCGCTCACCCGGATCGCCGTGACTGCCGAGCGGTCCCTGCTCAACGCCCTGGAGGCCGGTTGCACCGCCCCCGTGGGCGCGCTGGCCGACCTTCCCCCGGTTCTCGACTTCGCTCGAGACGGGGAGGGCTCCCAGGCCGACGGGCAGATTGTCAAGGAAATGCGCCTGCGCGGCGTCGTCGGCACGGCCGACGGCTCCACGCTGGTGCAGCTGTCCACCACCGGTCCCGTGCCCGAGACGCACGACCAGGCGATGGCGCTCGGTCGCGAACTCGCCGCCGAGATGCTTGCCAAGGGCGCGGCCGGTCTGATGGGGGAGCGAGCACATTGAGCCCCACCGCCTTTCCCGCCGGCCTCGAACACGGGCACGTCACCTTCCTGGGTGCCGGACCCGGGGATCCGGGACTCCTCACCTTGCGCGCCGTCGAGGCGCTGGCGAACGCGGACGTCCTCGTCGGAGAGCACGAGGTGCTCGACGTGGTGCGTACCCACGCCAGAGCGGGCGCCGCCGTTCTGCACACGGACCCGGACCCCTCCACGGGTGTGTATCCGGGCACGGGCACGCCTCAGTCGCCGGTAGTTGACGGCGCGTCAACAACCGCTGGCGTCCCTGCGTTGAGGGATGCCGCACATCTTTCCATGGAGGCCGCGCGGGGCGGCAAGCGGGTCGTCCGTGCGGTGTCCGGGGACCCCGGGCTGGACGCCTACGCCGCCGAGGAGATGCTGGCGTGCGCCGCCGCGGGCGTTCCGTTCGAGGTCGTGCCGGGCGTGGCGACCGCCGTGGGCGTGCCCGCCTACGCCGGGGTTCCGCTGCGGGACGCGCACGGCGCGGACGTACGGTTCGTGGATGCGCGGACCGCTTCGGACCGCTGCTGGACCGAGGTCGGCGCCTCCGACGGGACCGTGGTGGTCTCCACGACCCTGGACTCGGTGGCGGCCGCCGCCGGGGAGCTGGTGGCCGCGGGCCGTAAGCCGGACACCCCGATGACGGTGACGATCGCCGGTACGACGACGCGGCAGCGCACCTGGACCGCCACCCTCGGTTCGATCGCCCAGACGCTGAAGCAGGCGAAGGTCCTGCCGTCCCCGCAGGGCGGCCGGCCGGTGATAGTCGTGGTCGGTGAGCGTTCCGCCGCCGCCCAGCGCGACCGGCTGTCGTGGTTCGAGAGCAAGCCGCTGTTCGGCTGGCAGGTCCTCGTGCCGCGTACGAAGGAGCAGGCGGCGTCGCTCTCCGACCAGCTGCGGTCCTACGGGGCCGTGCCGCACGAGGTGCCGACGATCGCCGTCGAGCCGCCGCGCACGCCCCAGCAGATGGAGCGGGCCGTCAAGGGCCTGGTGACCGGCCGCTACGAGTGGATCGCGTTCACCTCGGTCAACGCGGTGAAGGCGGTCCGGGAGAAGTTCGAGGAGTACGGCCTCGACGCACGGGCCTTCGCGGGCATCAAGGTGGCCGCGGTCGGCGAGCAGACGGCGAAGGCGCTGGTCGCCTTCGGCGTGAAGCCGGACCTGATCCCCTCCGGCGAGCAGTCGGCGGCCGGCCTGCTGGAGGACTGGCCGCCCTACGACCCGGTGTTCGACCCGATCGACCGGGTGTTCCTGCCGCGCGCCGACATCGCCACCGAGACCCTGGTCGCCGGCCTGATCGAGCTGGGCTGGGAGGTCGACGACGTCACGGCGTACCGGACGGTCCGCGCCTCGCCCCCGCCGGCCGAGACCCGGGAGGCGATCAAGGGCGGCGGCTTCGACGCGGTGCTCTTCACCTCGTCGTCGACGGTCCGGAACCTGGTGGGCATCGCGGGCAAGCCGCACAATGTGACGGTGATCGCGTGTATCGGCCCCGCCACGGCGAAGACGGCGGAGGAACACGGCCTGAGGGTGGACGTCATGGCCCCCGAGCCGTCGGTCCACAAGCTGGCCGAGGCCCTGGCGGACTTCGGCATGCGCCGCAGGACCGCGGCCCTGGAGGCCGGCGACCCGGTGACCCGCCCGAGCGAACGCCGCCCGGGCGCGCGGAGGCGACGCGCGTCGACCTGACCTGCGCCGGCCGCGTGGCCCGCACCCGAGTTCACGGGTGCGGGCCACGCGCGGTTCACGCCGTCAGCGCGAGGCATACGGCAGGAAGGCCGCCCGGGCGGCGGGAAAGGCTCCTCGAAGGCCGCCGCCTGACCACCGCCTTGTTCACCTGAGGGGGAGCGGACCCCTCTGCCGGGGCCGACTGGGCGTCGGTAAAGGCAGGGGGGAGGCGGGCGTAGCGTAGGAGGCATGACGAAGTACGGATCCTTCCCCGGTTCCCGTCCCCGGCGGCTGCGTACCACGCCCGTCATGCGCCGGATGGTCGCCGAGACCCGGCTGCACCCGGCCGACCTCATCCTTCCCGCGTTCGTGCGGGAGGGGGTCGCCGAGCCCGTGCCGATCGCGGCGATGCCCGGCGTGGTGCAGCACACCAGGGACAGCCTGAAGAAGGCGGCGGCCGAGGCGGTGGCGGCCGGTATCTCCGGGATCATGCTCTTCGGGGTGCCCGAGGAGTCGAAGAAGGACGCTCTCGGCACGCCGGGGACCGACCCGGAGGGGATCCTCCAGGTCGCCATCCGTGATGTGCGGGCCGAGGTCGGGGACGAGCTGCTCGTCATGTCCGACCTGTGCCTGGACGAGACCACCGACCACGGGCACTGCGGTGTGCTCGACGCCGAGGGGCGGGTGGACAACGACGCCACGCTGGAGCGCTACGCCGAGATGGCGCAGGTGCAGGCGGACGCCGGTGCGCATGTCGTGGGGCCCAGCGGCATGATGGACGGGCAGATCGGGGTCGTCCGGGACGCCCTCGACCAGATCGGCCGGGAGGACGTCGCGATCCTCGCCTACACCGCGAAGTACTCCTCCGCGTTCTACGGGCCGTTCCGGGAGGCCGTCGGCTCCTCCCTGAAGGGCGACCGCAAGACGTACCAGCAGGACCCCGCCAACTGGCGCGAGTCGCTGCGGGAACTCGCCCTCGACCTGGAGGAGGGCGCCGATATGGTGATGGTCAAGCCGGCCGGTCCCTACCTCGACATCCTGGCCAGGGTCGCCGACGCCGTCGATGTGCCGGTGGCCGCCTACCAGATCTCCGGCGAGTACTCGATGGTCGAGGCCGCCGCGGAGAAGGGCTGGGTCGACCGCGACCGCGCGATCCTGGAGACCCTGACCGGCATCAAGCGGGCGGGTGCCCGCACCATCCTCACGTACTGGGCCACCGAGGTGGCTCAGAAGCTGCGTTAGCCGCCGACCCCCGCGGTCACCCCTCCGTGCCGAACCAGGTCTCGGCGAGCGTGTCGAGGCGTGGTTCGGGTGGGGTGGGGAGTTCGTGGAGGCAAAGAGGGAAGTCGCTGTACACATGCAGCAGCGTGTACGCGAGCAACTGGTCCGGGTCGTACGGGGCGCGGCCGTAGGCCTGGTAGAAGCGGCGGAACCGGCGCGGGTCGCCGCGGGTCAGGAACAGGCCCACGCTCACGAAGTCGTAGGCCGGGTCGCCGATCATCGCCGGTTCGAAGTCGAACAGACCGGTCAGCCGCCGGCCGCCGCGCAGGTCGACGGTCAGATGGTCCCGCATGAACTCCGTGTGCAGCAGGGCCAGTTCGGTGGAGGCGGGCAGGGGTACGGAGTCCAGGAAGCCGGGGATCCGGCTCAGCCAGGGCTCGGGCACCGCATTGGCGCGATGATGGGCGAGCGCCCGGGACCGCCGGTGGCTCAGGAACGAGCCCCAGTCCGAAGGGCCCACGACGTCCGTCAGCGCCTTGAAGTCCATTGCGTGCAGCGCGGCGAGCGTCTCGGCGGACTCCGTGACGATCCGGTCCCGGTCCGCCGCCTCGAGCCGCGGCCAGGCTTCGGCGAGGCTCAGTCCGGGCAGCCGGGACATCAGGACGAAGCGCCAGCCGCCCGCATACTCGTCGGTGGCGAGCAACCGCGGGGTGGGAAGCGGAAGCCGGCCCCAGAGATGCTCCAGCACCCGTGCCTCCCTGAGGGACCGTGTGGTGTCGAAGCGCGGATACAGCTTCAGCACCAGGTCGCCCCCGATGGCGTACACCGGCAGGGAGCCCTCGTCGAAACGCCGTACCGCCAGCCCCACCAGGCCCAGCCGGTCGCACAGATCCAGCACGGCAGGACGCAGTACCGCCTCGTCCGAGACAAGGGCGTCCAACTCGTCGATCGTGTCCACGCTCGGCAGCATGGGCGGCATGCTAGGGCTCTCGACGGGTGCCCGCAGGGCGATATGAGATGTTGCGCCGGGCACCGGTGTCCCTAAGGTGCGTGAACGAGGTGTTTTCGAGCGGCGCACCCCTCGGTGTTCTCCGGTTACCGGGGTGCGCCCGTCCACACAAGGAGCCGCCGCCGTGACCTCAACCGCCCGTGTGAGCAGCCGTCCGCAACCGCCCGCCTTCGCGGCCCGGGTCGCCTCGACCGGCGGTTCCCCCGTACGGGACATCCTGGCCGTCACCGAGCGCCCCGAGGTCGTCAACTTCGCGGGCGGGCTGCCCGCTCCCGAGCTGTTCGACGCGGAGGGCGTGGCCGCCGCGTTCGGGGCCGTGCTGAGCGAGACCTCGCAGCGGGCGCTGCAGTACGCGACGACCGAGGGCGAGCCCGCGCTGCGCGCCGCGCTCGCCGACCGCACCACCGAGCGCGGCCTGGCGACCGGACCCGACGATCTGCTCGTCACCACCGGCTCGCAGCAGGCGCTGTCGCTGATCGCCACCGCCCTGCTGGAGCCCGGGGACACCGTGCTCGTCGAGAACCCCTGCTATCTCGCGGCCCTCCAGGTGTTCGGCTTCGCGGGCGCCCGGATCGTCCCCGTGCCCGGTGACGGGGACGGCCTGGACCC encodes:
- the hemC gene encoding hydroxymethylbilane synthase, with the translated sequence MTEQALRLGTRGSKLAVAQSGLVADAVSQVTGRPVELVKITTYGDTSREQLSQIGGTGVFVTALRDALLRGEVDFAVHSLKDLPTVQPEELALAAVPLREDPRDVLVARDGLKLTDLPSGARVGTGSARRMAQLNAYARNHGLDIETVPIRGNVDTRIGYVRSGELDAVILAAAGLNRVGRIGEATDFIPVDTILPAPGQGALAVECVAHDADLIASLAMLDDPLTRIAVTAERSLLNALEAGCTAPVGALADLPPVLDFARDGEGSQADGQIVKEMRLRGVVGTADGSTLVQLSTTGPVPETHDQAMALGRELAAEMLAKGAAGLMGERAH
- a CDS encoding phosphotransferase family protein, whose translation is MLPSVDTIDELDALVSDEAVLRPAVLDLCDRLGLVGLAVRRFDEGSLPVYAIGGDLVLKLYPRFDTTRSLREARVLEHLWGRLPLPTPRLLATDEYAGGWRFVLMSRLPGLSLAEAWPRLEAADRDRIVTESAETLAALHAMDFKALTDVVGPSDWGSFLSHRRSRALAHHRANAVPEPWLSRIPGFLDSVPLPASTELALLHTEFMRDHLTVDLRGGRRLTGLFDFEPAMIGDPAYDFVSVGLFLTRGDPRRFRRFYQAYGRAPYDPDQLLAYTLLHVYSDFPLCLHELPTPPEPRLDTLAETWFGTEG
- a CDS encoding bifunctional uroporphyrinogen-III C-methyltransferase/uroporphyrinogen-III synthase — protein: MSPTAFPAGLEHGHVTFLGAGPGDPGLLTLRAVEALANADVLVGEHEVLDVVRTHARAGAAVLHTDPDPSTGVYPGTGTPQSPVVDGASTTAGVPALRDAAHLSMEAARGGKRVVRAVSGDPGLDAYAAEEMLACAAAGVPFEVVPGVATAVGVPAYAGVPLRDAHGADVRFVDARTASDRCWTEVGASDGTVVVSTTLDSVAAAAGELVAAGRKPDTPMTVTIAGTTTRQRTWTATLGSIAQTLKQAKVLPSPQGGRPVIVVVGERSAAAQRDRLSWFESKPLFGWQVLVPRTKEQAASLSDQLRSYGAVPHEVPTIAVEPPRTPQQMERAVKGLVTGRYEWIAFTSVNAVKAVREKFEEYGLDARAFAGIKVAAVGEQTAKALVAFGVKPDLIPSGEQSAAGLLEDWPPYDPVFDPIDRVFLPRADIATETLVAGLIELGWEVDDVTAYRTVRASPPPAETREAIKGGGFDAVLFTSSSTVRNLVGIAGKPHNVTVIACIGPATAKTAEEHGLRVDVMAPEPSVHKLAEALADFGMRRRTAALEAGDPVTRPSERRPGARRRRAST
- a CDS encoding redox-sensing transcriptional repressor Rex; this translates as MATGRTHRPATRSRGIPEATVARLPLYLRALTALSERSVPTVSSEELAAAAGVNSAKLRKDFSYLGSYGTRGVGYDVEYLVYQISRELGLTQDWPVVIVGIGNLGAALANYGGFASRGFRVAALIDADPALAGKPVAGIPVQHTDDLEKIIKDNGVSIGVIATPAGAAQQVCDRLVSAGVTSILNFAPTVLSVPDGVDVRKVDLSIELQILAFHEQRKAGEEALTDGLPASAATAQESTDQGPDGDVPAVMPA
- a CDS encoding glutamyl-tRNA reductase; translated protein: MSLLVVGLSHRSAPVSVLERAALTADAQAKLLQDTVAAEPATEAAVLATCNRIELYADVDKFHAGVAELSTLLAQHSGVGLDELTPHLYVHYEDRAVHHLFSVACGLDSMVVGEGQILGQIKDSLAVSQELHTAGRLLNDLFQQSLRVGKRAHSETDIDRAGQSLVTFGLEQLASGTPVETWAAGRRALVMGAGSMSSLAAATLARAGVAEVVIANRTLARAERLAQILTEQDGTVVSARAVPMDSVPAELTRADLVVSCTGATGLVLTAEAIEEALEGRVPAPGTPSTAGTVRTADARTAAAPTTDPAGGTGLDTEDGCPLDLSAVQGTAGFSVAGEAAVAGMAAADLEQHAAWVDKGAGERVVRVSGAAVADPEAEAEVISALAATAASVGRIPEHRRPEPVPEAPRPAPVLALLDLAMPRDVDAAAHRLPGVRLVDIETLAGASADAPMAADVDQVRGIVSDEVAAFGAALRAAHITPTVVALRSMAADVVAGEIARLEGRLPGLDTKHRAEITQTVRRVVDKLLHSPTVRVKQLAAEPGGAGYADALRTLFDLDPETVASVSRTEDAASADTADNGVTPESTENTENTENRGRA
- the hemB gene encoding porphobilinogen synthase — protein: MTKYGSFPGSRPRRLRTTPVMRRMVAETRLHPADLILPAFVREGVAEPVPIAAMPGVVQHTRDSLKKAAAEAVAAGISGIMLFGVPEESKKDALGTPGTDPEGILQVAIRDVRAEVGDELLVMSDLCLDETTDHGHCGVLDAEGRVDNDATLERYAEMAQVQADAGAHVVGPSGMMDGQIGVVRDALDQIGREDVAILAYTAKYSSAFYGPFREAVGSSLKGDRKTYQQDPANWRESLRELALDLEEGADMVMVKPAGPYLDILARVADAVDVPVAAYQISGEYSMVEAAAEKGWVDRDRAILETLTGIKRAGARTILTYWATEVAQKLR